The Aurantiacibacter arachoides genome window below encodes:
- the infA gene encoding translation initiation factor IF-1: protein MAKEELLEMRGKVVELLPNAMFRVELENGHEVLGHTAGRMRKNRIRVLTGDEVLCELTPYDLTKARITYRFMPGRGGPPGYTG, encoded by the coding sequence ATGGCTAAAGAAGAACTCCTCGAAATGCGCGGCAAGGTAGTGGAGCTGCTGCCCAACGCGATGTTCCGGGTGGAGCTCGAGAATGGTCACGAAGTGCTGGGTCATACCGCGGGCCGGATGCGCAAGAACCGCATCCGCGTGCTGACGGGTGACGAGGTCCTGTGCGAGCTGACGCCGTATGACCTGACCAAGGCGCGCATCACCTACCGCTTCATGCCGGGCCGCGGCGGACCGCCGGGCTACACCGGCTAG
- a CDS encoding Maf family protein, giving the protein MSAPSPIPSSGPRLLLASASPRRRELLARIGMTPDEVVAADIDETPAKAELPRDYARRMAREKALAISPGEAFVLAGDTVVAAGRRVLPKAEGEATARACLALLSGRRHRVFCAVALRHPDGTVRERLSETQLRFKRLSAEEIDAYIAGGEWHGKAGGYAIQGMAEALIPWIQGSHSGVVGLPLHETRALLKAAGFALA; this is encoded by the coding sequence GTGAGCGCGCCCTCCCCCATCCCCTCTTCCGGCCCCCGATTGCTGCTCGCATCGGCCAGCCCCCGCCGCCGCGAGTTGCTCGCGCGCATCGGGATGACGCCTGACGAGGTCGTGGCCGCCGACATCGACGAGACCCCTGCGAAAGCTGAACTTCCGCGCGACTATGCCCGGCGCATGGCGCGGGAAAAGGCGCTGGCCATATCCCCGGGCGAGGCTTTCGTGCTGGCAGGTGACACCGTGGTGGCCGCAGGTCGCCGCGTGCTGCCCAAGGCGGAGGGCGAGGCTACCGCGCGCGCCTGCCTCGCGCTGCTTTCGGGCCGCCGCCACCGCGTGTTCTGTGCCGTGGCATTGCGCCATCCCGATGGCACCGTGCGCGAACGGCTGTCCGAAACGCAGCTGCGGTTCAAGCGACTCTCTGCGGAAGAAATCGATGCCTACATCGCCGGCGGTGAGTGGCACGGCAAGGCCGGCGGCTACGCCATCCAGGGCATGGCGGAGGCGCTGATTCCGTGGATCCAGGGCAGCCATTCGGGCGTGGTCGGCCTGCCGCTTCACGAAACGCGGGCGCTGCTCAAGGCGGCGGGGTTCGCCCTTGCCTGA
- a CDS encoding ribonuclease: MPEWQVVEGIGEHRALLMDGGRAIAARVDWPGELVPGQVEDVLLLQRQRGSSRGSVRFASGEIAWVDRLPKDASEGARIRVEVVRGALREPGRAKPALVRPSTAAPRAALALAERLDARVVRAFGAGEWDEIWHTAWSGKYAFAGGELTFSPTPAMVLVDVDGDQSPRALALASVPHLAEAIRLLDLSGSIGIDFPTLPSRADRKALDAALAAALGEWPHERTAMNGFGFVQIVARRQAPSLLERVQFDPVGAIARLAINHAAALEGPGTTLIAAHPAVIAALRAEWLERLRLQTARGVELRADPAVALEGWHTQIVPA; encoded by the coding sequence TTGCCTGAGTGGCAGGTGGTCGAGGGTATCGGCGAACACCGCGCGCTGTTGATGGATGGCGGCCGCGCCATTGCCGCGCGGGTGGACTGGCCCGGCGAACTGGTGCCCGGACAGGTGGAAGACGTGCTCCTGCTCCAGCGCCAGCGCGGCTCCTCGCGCGGCAGCGTGCGGTTCGCCAGCGGCGAGATCGCCTGGGTGGACCGCCTGCCCAAGGACGCCAGCGAAGGGGCGCGCATCCGCGTCGAGGTCGTCCGCGGGGCATTGCGTGAACCGGGCCGCGCCAAGCCCGCCCTGGTCCGCCCCTCCACTGCCGCACCGCGAGCCGCCCTTGCGCTGGCGGAGCGCCTTGACGCCAGGGTCGTGCGCGCTTTCGGCGCGGGTGAATGGGACGAGATCTGGCATACCGCGTGGAGCGGGAAGTATGCCTTTGCGGGCGGAGAACTCACCTTCAGTCCCACGCCGGCGATGGTGCTGGTGGATGTCGACGGTGACCAATCGCCGCGCGCGCTGGCGCTGGCGAGCGTGCCGCACCTTGCCGAGGCGATCAGGCTGCTCGACCTGTCGGGATCGATCGGCATCGACTTTCCCACCCTGCCCTCGCGCGCCGATCGCAAGGCATTGGATGCGGCGCTGGCCGCAGCCCTGGGGGAATGGCCGCACGAGCGGACCGCCATGAACGGCTTCGGCTTCGTCCAGATCGTGGCGCGCAGGCAGGCGCCCTCGCTGCTGGAGAGGGTGCAGTTCGATCCGGTGGGCGCGATCGCCCGCCTCGCCATCAATCACGCTGCCGCGCTGGAAGGGCCGGGAACCACGTTGATCGCGGCGCATCCCGCCGTCATCGCTGCCTTGCGCGCGGAGTGGCTTGAGCGGCTGCGGTTGCAGACGGCGCGCGGCGTCGAACTGCGGGCCGATCCGGCGGTTGCCCTAGAGGGGTGGCATACCCAGATTGTCCCCGCATGA
- a CDS encoding DNA gyrase inhibitor YacG, giving the protein MTSTRKACPICRKPRDPEHAPFCSTRCRDIDLSRWFGEDYAVPGPPAAPDEIAHED; this is encoded by the coding sequence ATGACCTCTACCCGCAAAGCCTGTCCGATCTGCCGGAAGCCGCGTGACCCCGAGCACGCCCCGTTCTGCTCGACCCGCTGTCGTGACATCGACCTGTCGCGCTGGTTCGGCGAGGACTACGCCGTGCCCGGCCCCCCTGCCGCTCCGGACGAGATCGCGCACGAGGATTAG
- a CDS encoding 2Fe-2S iron-sulfur cluster-binding protein: protein MVAITFIDHAGTARQVEAEPGSTLMRAARDNGIPGVVAECGGMAACATCHVFVEAACLPFTGDMGEDEDALLDFADDRAPNSRLSCQIAITPELDGMTVTTPEHQG from the coding sequence ATGGTGGCGATAACGTTCATCGACCACGCCGGCACGGCGCGGCAGGTCGAGGCAGAGCCTGGCAGCACGCTGATGCGCGCGGCGCGAGACAACGGCATACCCGGTGTTGTGGCCGAATGCGGTGGCATGGCCGCCTGCGCGACCTGTCACGTGTTCGTGGAGGCGGCCTGTCTGCCGTTTACGGGTGACATGGGCGAGGACGAGGACGCGCTGCTCGATTTCGCGGACGACCGCGCTCCCAACTCGCGCCTGTCGTGCCAGATCGCCATCACGCCCGAACTTGACGGGATGACCGTGACGACACCGGAACATCAAGGCTGA
- a CDS encoding aromatic ring-hydroxylating dioxygenase subunit alpha has translation MIVENAWYVGAWSHEVTPSPLARRLFDFPVVLYRSLDGKACALIDSCAHRGAPLSLGTVVPEGIRCNYHGVVFGCDGICTKIPNQETIPANARVKSFPVVERDDIVWLWHGDPERADPSLIVDYPFHRDPAWPAKFAMAPVAGNYMLIADNLLDATHLAYVHGGTVGGSDPNVHMVAESALKPAPGGLRFERLMRGAPPPPAYSACVPELPERIDRWQEFDFVAPSTVLQYSGGVPAGSERASAPAPRFDMRIFHSATPATESSCYYFWSVQNGHATDDPQATEVIYAQIQQAIAEDKVFIEAQQLRVDELGEDRLFDNAADAARMMARRAVRKYARAHAAPAATEDA, from the coding sequence ATGATCGTTGAAAACGCATGGTATGTGGGTGCCTGGTCGCACGAGGTGACACCGTCGCCTCTGGCGCGGCGACTGTTTGATTTTCCCGTGGTGCTTTACCGCTCGCTTGACGGAAAGGCCTGCGCCCTGATCGACAGCTGCGCCCACCGTGGCGCGCCCCTCAGTCTCGGCACGGTGGTGCCGGAGGGTATTCGCTGCAACTATCACGGCGTTGTCTTCGGCTGCGACGGGATCTGCACGAAAATCCCCAATCAGGAAACGATCCCGGCGAACGCGCGGGTCAAGAGCTTTCCGGTGGTGGAAAGGGACGACATCGTGTGGTTATGGCACGGCGATCCTGAACGGGCCGACCCGTCATTGATCGTCGATTATCCGTTCCACCGCGATCCCGCCTGGCCGGCCAAGTTCGCGATGGCGCCGGTGGCTGGCAACTACATGCTCATCGCCGACAACCTCCTCGACGCGACGCACCTTGCCTACGTACACGGGGGCACGGTGGGCGGGTCCGATCCCAACGTGCACATGGTGGCGGAAAGCGCGCTGAAGCCAGCACCGGGCGGCCTGCGGTTCGAACGGCTGATGCGCGGCGCGCCGCCGCCGCCCGCCTATTCCGCCTGCGTGCCCGAGCTGCCCGAGCGGATCGACCGCTGGCAGGAGTTCGACTTCGTGGCGCCGAGCACGGTGTTGCAGTATTCGGGCGGCGTGCCCGCCGGTAGCGAGCGGGCGAGCGCACCTGCGCCCCGTTTCGACATGCGCATCTTCCATTCCGCCACCCCGGCGACCGAGAGCAGCTGCTATTACTTCTGGTCCGTCCAGAACGGCCACGCCACCGACGATCCGCAGGCGACCGAGGTGATCTACGCGCAGATCCAGCAGGCCATTGCCGAGGACAAGGTGTTCATCGAGGCGCAGCAGCTCCGCGTCGACGAACTGGGCGAAGACCGCCTGTTCGACAACGCCGCCGACGCCGCGCGCATGATGGCGCGGCGCGCGGTGCGCAAATATGCCCGTGCCCACGCGGCGCCCGCTGCGACGGAGGACGCGTGA
- a CDS encoding IclR family transcriptional regulator: protein MATTADRVLGLLSLFTEQRARWTVEEAAEVLTIPTSTAYRYFRSLAEAELLSSDMPGSYVLGPAVCALDRAMLVNDPFINAAAGEMSRLAADHPDTIVLLTRLYRDTVMCVHREGDRLAADGYERGRPMPLDRGAASKVILANLSPRQFRALARTKSAGEGIGAPRLQDALRGIRAQGYAITKGEIDPDKIGLSVPVLRDDNSVEGSLSFVLRKSSLCDEHQLLAELIRGRKAIEGNLLLARLRATHSDTSGADDPTE, encoded by the coding sequence ATGGCGACAACCGCCGATCGCGTGCTGGGCCTGCTGTCGCTGTTCACCGAACAGCGCGCCCGCTGGACGGTGGAGGAAGCGGCCGAGGTGCTGACGATCCCCACCAGTACCGCCTATCGTTATTTTCGCAGCCTGGCCGAGGCCGAATTGCTGTCGTCTGACATGCCGGGCAGCTACGTGCTCGGGCCCGCGGTGTGTGCGCTGGATCGCGCGATGCTGGTCAACGATCCCTTCATCAATGCCGCCGCGGGGGAAATGAGCCGCCTGGCCGCCGATCATCCCGACACGATCGTCCTGCTCACCCGCCTATATCGCGACACCGTGATGTGCGTGCACCGCGAGGGGGACCGGCTGGCCGCTGATGGCTACGAGCGCGGGCGACCGATGCCGCTGGATCGCGGCGCGGCATCCAAGGTGATCCTCGCCAACCTCTCGCCCCGCCAGTTCCGCGCCCTTGCCCGCACCAAAAGCGCCGGGGAAGGCATCGGCGCGCCGCGCCTGCAGGACGCGCTCCGTGGCATTCGCGCGCAGGGTTATGCCATCACCAAGGGGGAGATCGACCCCGACAAGATCGGCCTCTCAGTCCCGGTCCTGCGTGACGACAACAGCGTGGAAGGCAGCCTATCCTTCGTTCTGCGCAAGAGTTCGCTATGCGACGAACATCAGCTGCTGGCCGAGCTCATTCGCGGACGCAAGGCAATCGAAGGCAATCTGCTGCTGGCCCGGTTGCGCGCGACGCACAGCGATACCAGTGGAGCTGACGACCCGACCGAATAG
- a CDS encoding TonB-dependent receptor gives MRFTYGEVLMIAKLLGSACAAAICLTLVPAAAAQDVPPEQQDNDRDADFSGAIIVTAQRREESLQDTAIAVTALGGDRLQNQQVTTLQDLQVAVPAVTFGNDFNMAKVFIRGVGANTSTTGSSTGVALHVDGVYVARAEAQLTSLFDLERVEVLRGPQGTLYGRNAVGGSINLITARPTDYFTGYVRGTYGNYNRFIGEAAIGGPIVDGVRFRVAGMSQQGDGFGENPVTGQDVDDMNRWMGRAHLEVDLGATGELLLTGEYFRQNDSAGAVHYLAPSFPGVPRLAPLGVGGYAVEPRDLASEIQPGTDTESYAFTGHLSFDISDSISIANIASYRDFQSKLYQDLDLSGVVNGFTVNGRPSTVQRRTIDAEQFSNELQLTYSSDLVDGVLGGFYFHEVQHPIDSLGLGRETGVPTNTAILARDNVPLDRAYFLCGFQPDGTTGGNTLQTPKRVCTRSNLTTDAWAVFGQATFDVGQLVSGLDGFSVRLGGRFSHEKVISENPGIVIRYAAGAPNNALPTLVATEEGTHTERTFEDFSPEFGLQYRPNPDLLLYYTYSEGFKAGSGENAFASTTIVDPEYISNHEVGVKYTFMDGRLNASLTGFSYDLEGLQLNKTISGGPTGYTTVFDNAADSSASGIEFELFGSPFDGFRFSSAVSYTDASFGDYVTIDPFRPANVAGGTPFNAVTNPDPTAFGAPCDSPDDLATTPTCEINLAGNALRNTPEWSVNTHLEYDLPFELGSGGIVTAQTDVSYRSQIYFTEFEREIEGSDPYALVDAALRYESGDGDFTASLWVRNLFDTDRKSSTFALATGRLIGATYLPPRTFGVTAGYEF, from the coding sequence ATGCGCTTCACCTACGGAGAGGTACTCATGATCGCCAAACTGCTCGGCTCGGCGTGCGCCGCCGCCATCTGCCTGACCCTCGTTCCCGCCGCTGCCGCGCAGGATGTTCCGCCGGAACAGCAGGACAACGATCGCGATGCCGACTTTTCCGGGGCCATCATCGTCACCGCCCAGCGGCGCGAGGAATCGCTGCAGGACACTGCCATCGCCGTGACCGCGCTGGGTGGCGATCGTTTGCAGAACCAGCAGGTGACCACGTTGCAGGATCTGCAGGTGGCCGTGCCGGCCGTAACCTTCGGCAACGACTTCAACATGGCCAAGGTGTTCATCCGCGGCGTGGGCGCCAACACCTCCACCACCGGCAGTTCCACCGGCGTGGCGCTGCACGTCGACGGTGTCTACGTCGCCCGCGCCGAGGCACAGCTGACCTCGCTGTTCGATCTCGAACGGGTCGAGGTGCTGCGCGGGCCGCAGGGCACGCTGTACGGGCGCAACGCCGTCGGCGGCTCGATCAACCTCATCACCGCCCGGCCGACCGATTACTTCACCGGCTACGTGCGCGGCACCTACGGCAACTACAACCGCTTCATCGGCGAGGCGGCGATCGGCGGCCCGATCGTGGACGGCGTGCGGTTCCGCGTGGCCGGCATGTCGCAGCAGGGCGATGGCTTCGGCGAAAATCCGGTTACCGGGCAGGACGTGGACGACATGAACCGCTGGATGGGCCGCGCCCACCTGGAAGTCGATCTGGGCGCCACCGGCGAACTACTGCTGACCGGCGAGTATTTCCGCCAGAACGACAGCGCGGGCGCGGTCCACTACCTGGCCCCGTCGTTCCCCGGCGTGCCGCGCCTCGCCCCGCTGGGCGTGGGCGGCTACGCCGTCGAGCCGCGCGATCTCGCCAGCGAGATCCAGCCGGGCACCGACACCGAAAGCTACGCCTTTACCGGACACCTGTCCTTCGACATCAGTGACAGCATCTCCATCGCCAACATCGCCAGCTACCGCGATTTCCAGAGCAAGCTGTATCAGGATCTCGACCTGTCGGGCGTGGTCAACGGCTTCACCGTCAACGGCCGCCCGTCCACCGTGCAGCGGCGCACGATCGATGCGGAACAGTTCAGCAACGAATTGCAGCTCACCTATTCATCCGACCTCGTCGACGGCGTGCTGGGCGGGTTCTATTTCCACGAGGTGCAGCACCCGATCGACAGCCTGGGCCTCGGCCGGGAAACGGGCGTGCCGACCAACACGGCCATTCTGGCACGCGACAACGTGCCGCTCGATCGCGCCTATTTCCTCTGCGGATTCCAGCCTGACGGAACCACCGGCGGCAACACCCTGCAAACGCCCAAGCGCGTGTGCACCCGGTCCAACCTGACCACCGATGCCTGGGCCGTGTTCGGGCAGGCGACCTTCGATGTCGGCCAGCTGGTTTCGGGCCTGGACGGCTTCTCGGTCCGGCTTGGCGGCCGGTTCAGCCATGAAAAGGTCATCAGCGAGAACCCCGGCATCGTGATCCGCTATGCCGCAGGCGCGCCCAACAACGCGCTGCCCACGCTGGTGGCGACCGAGGAAGGCACCCACACCGAACGCACGTTCGAGGATTTCAGCCCCGAATTCGGCCTGCAGTATCGCCCCAACCCCGACCTGCTGCTGTATTACACCTATTCCGAAGGCTTCAAGGCCGGCTCTGGCGAGAACGCCTTTGCCAGCACGACCATCGTCGATCCGGAATACATTTCCAACCACGAGGTCGGCGTGAAGTACACCTTCATGGATGGCCGTCTGAACGCCAGCCTCACCGGTTTCAGCTACGATCTGGAAGGGTTGCAGCTCAACAAGACGATCTCCGGCGGGCCGACCGGTTACACCACCGTGTTCGACAATGCCGCCGACTCCTCGGCCAGCGGTATCGAGTTCGAGTTGTTCGGCAGCCCGTTCGATGGCTTCCGGTTCAGCAGCGCCGTATCCTATACCGACGCGAGCTTCGGCGATTACGTGACGATCGACCCGTTCCGGCCCGCCAACGTCGCCGGCGGCACGCCCTTCAACGCGGTGACCAATCCCGATCCCACCGCCTTTGGCGCGCCCTGCGACAGCCCGGACGACCTGGCCACCACGCCGACGTGCGAGATCAACCTTGCCGGCAACGCCTTGCGCAATACGCCCGAATGGTCGGTCAACACCCACCTCGAATACGATCTGCCGTTCGAACTGGGCAGCGGCGGCATCGTGACGGCGCAAACCGATGTCAGCTACCGCAGCCAGATCTACTTCACCGAGTTCGAGCGTGAGATCGAAGGGTCTGACCCCTACGCCCTGGTCGATGCCGCCTTGCGCTACGAAAGCGGCGATGGCGACTTCACAGCGTCCCTGTGGGTGCGCAACCTGTTTGACACGGACCGCAAGAGCAGCACCTTTGCCCTCGCTACGGGTCGCCTGATCGGGGCGACCTACTTGCCGCCGCGCACCTTTGGCGTCACCGCTGGCTACGAATTCTAG
- the wrbA gene encoding NAD(P)H:quinone oxidoreductase — MARILVLYYSSYGHVAKMAEAVAQGVREAGHEADIRHVPETAPEDVVKAAGFQKMEGHACIEGPDKLAEYDGIVVGSPTRYGRMASQMASFWDQTGGLWMKGALVGKVGAVFTSTASQHGGQETTCFSMITNLLHMGCTIVGLDYGFDGQNGVDEVKGGTPYGASTIAGGDGSRQPSEVELAGARYLGKRVADTAAKLHD, encoded by the coding sequence ATGGCCCGCATCCTCGTCCTCTATTATTCCTCCTACGGTCACGTCGCCAAGATGGCCGAAGCCGTCGCGCAAGGGGTGCGAGAGGCCGGGCACGAGGCCGACATCCGCCATGTTCCCGAAACCGCGCCCGAGGACGTGGTGAAGGCGGCCGGATTCCAGAAGATGGAAGGCCACGCCTGTATCGAAGGACCAGACAAGCTGGCCGAATACGACGGCATCGTCGTCGGCTCTCCCACGCGGTACGGCCGCATGGCGAGCCAGATGGCCAGCTTCTGGGACCAGACCGGCGGCCTGTGGATGAAGGGCGCGCTTGTCGGCAAGGTGGGCGCGGTGTTCACGTCCACCGCCAGCCAGCATGGCGGGCAGGAGACGACCTGCTTCTCCATGATTACCAACCTGCTGCACATGGGCTGCACCATCGTCGGGCTGGACTACGGTTTCGATGGCCAGAACGGCGTGGACGAGGTGAAGGGCGGCACACCTTACGGCGCGTCCACAATCGCCGGCGGCGACGGCAGCCGCCAGCCGAGCGAGGTTGAACTTGCCGGTGCCCGTTACCTCGGCAAGCGGGTGGCAGACACCGCGGCCAAGCTCCACGATTGA
- the purC gene encoding phosphoribosylaminoimidazolesuccinocarboxamide synthase, producing the protein MSRRRQIYEGKAKILYEGPEPGTIIQYFKDDATAFNAQKKGTINGKGVINNRISEHVFTRLAHIGIPTHFIRRLNMREQLVRQVEIIPLEVVVRNVAAGSIAKRLGIEEGEMLPHTIIEYYLKDDALGDPMVAEEHIAAFNWAGHDEMQDIAAMAIRVNDFMSGMFAAINIRLIDFKLEFGRIYDGDYSRVILADEISPDNCRLWDFTTNEKLDKDRFRRDLGGEEEAYQEVARRMGLLNGEDNSPGEVLDMDAHRSRLRTPAPKPKK; encoded by the coding sequence ATGTCCCGTCGCCGCCAGATCTACGAAGGCAAGGCCAAGATCCTTTACGAAGGTCCGGAGCCGGGCACGATCATCCAGTATTTCAAGGACGACGCCACCGCATTCAACGCCCAGAAGAAGGGCACGATCAACGGCAAGGGCGTGATCAACAACCGCATCAGCGAACACGTCTTCACGCGGCTGGCGCACATCGGCATTCCCACCCACTTCATCCGCCGCCTGAACATGCGCGAGCAGCTGGTCCGCCAGGTGGAGATCATCCCGCTGGAAGTGGTCGTGCGCAACGTCGCCGCCGGCTCCATCGCCAAGCGCCTCGGCATCGAGGAGGGCGAGATGCTGCCGCACACCATCATCGAATACTACCTGAAGGACGACGCACTGGGCGATCCGATGGTGGCGGAGGAACACATCGCCGCCTTCAACTGGGCCGGTCACGACGAGATGCAGGACATCGCCGCCATGGCGATCCGGGTGAACGATTTCATGTCCGGCATGTTCGCCGCAATCAACATCCGCCTGATCGACTTCAAGCTGGAATTCGGGCGCATTTACGATGGCGATTACAGCCGGGTGATCCTGGCTGACGAGATCAGCCCGGACAACTGCCGCCTGTGGGACTTCACCACCAACGAGAAGCTCGACAAGGATCGCTTCCGCCGCGACCTTGGGGGTGAGGAAGAAGCCTATCAGGAGGTCGCCCGCCGGATGGGCCTGCTGAATGGCGAGGACAATTCTCCGGGCGAGGTGCTGGACATGGACGCCCACCGCTCGCGCCTGCGCACGCCAGCACCCAAGCCCAAGAAGTAA